From Spirochaetales bacterium:
CACTCCATTGCATGTAGCACCTGTCCCCGGTCACGCCCCTGATTTCCTCTTCGAATGCCTTTTGTTTTGAAGCGGGAAGCCATCCGGAAAAGAGAACCGTTCGCGCCGTTTTGCTGAAATACGCCTGTATCCTGAAATAAAGTTCATTCAGCATCAGGTTGGACCACATCTCCTTGAGAACACCAAGATTTTCACGAATCATTTCTGTCGATTCTTCCCTGAGGGCCTTTTGTTCCGCCTCGAAACCAGCTATTTTTGTTTCGAGATCATGAATAACATCGTCCTTGACACCATGCATCTCTTCTTTCAGTTCGGTATCGATCCATCCGTATTGATCGAGGATGTTGTCGATACGTGAGTCGTCCCGTTTCATTGTAATAAGGAGAAGATTGGTCCGGCCGTTTTCCTCGTTAAAATGGAGAATCACGGAGGGAACCTCCTTCAATGCCGCCGAGAGATCGTCCAGCCTGGAAGAGGGGATTGTCCCCGTCTGAATGGTGAGAAACGAGTACTTCGTATGCGCCCGAATCCCGGCGCTGACATCCCCGAAAAGATCGACCTGCCGCCGGATATCCTCCAATTTGAGAATTTCCTGCTGGATATTCTGCTGGCGGTCACGGATCCCCTGAAGTTTGTCCGAAATTTTATCGAGAATTTTATCCGATTCATCAAGGTTCGCGGGTTTGAGGGCCGAAATATCGAGCTTTTCCCGTGCAGGGGGACTTTCATTGACCGTGGTCAAAAAATTTTCAATCCGTTTTTTGATCTCCCCTATTCGTACCCGGGAAACATCGGGCACCACCGTATCGATTTTATTGTTCCAGTCACTCCTGATCTCCTTCACATCCACAAAATGCAGCAGGCCCGCCTTGAGAAGTTCCCGCGTCACTTTGTCGGCATCGCGATCGAGTACGACGGCAATCACATGTTTCATACGCGTGGTAAATATCATAACCGGCTCTTGATTTTGTCCTCCGGAATAGAATAAAACTTGGCATTCAGGATCGTCATGAGGCGCCTGATCTCGCTTCGTTTCAGTATAAAGTACACGAGAATAATCCCGATTGTAAAGGGGTAACCGAGTAAAACCTTTTGAACCTCCTGCATGGTAATCTGTTCGAGAATTCGTTCGATGAGAATGAGGCGGGAAGAAGATTCCTGAGTCTGGGCGCCCATCATCGCCTCGATCCCGCTGTACCGTTTACGGACGAATGTCGAAAGAACATCCATGATATTTTGCGACTCATAAATGGATTGCATCGCCTTTTTATCGATCGTATACCCCCGCGGCACGGCATAACGCAGGGCGTCTTCCAGCGGAAGGTTATAGGCGGTTTTAAATCTGACAATCCAGTCGATATTCTGCATATCGATCTCTATTCCGATAAGACGTCCGGCAATATCGGCGTCGCGTCCCTCGAGTACTCCTACGGCCCCAATCAAGTTTCTGTAAAAGTAGTGATCTAAAGAAATTTCCGCCGGGAAAATACTGTTTTTCTGTTC
This genomic window contains:
- a CDS encoding V-type ATPase subunit, giving the protein MAGPLKKYGFIHAKLRTRISKLLTDEFIGQLIRAHSLAEAVQLFKNNAYSFIEEVYTRTGDLKLVELELFKQEINLYVEIEKHIGDEVLFFVRALASRYEVDNLKNILRLWFDKAVRKRDITSSIIYVYREKIHVDLNSDAVIRANGFSDIIAILKNTPYAKVLEEAEKEVEQKNSIFPAEISLDHYFYRNLIGAVGVLEGRDADIAGRLIGIEIDMQNIDWIVRFKTAYNLPLEDALRYAVPRGYTIDKKAMQSIYESQNIMDVLSTFVRKRYSGIEAMMGAQTQESSSRLILIERILEQITMQEVQKVLLGYPFTIGIILVYFILKRSEIRRLMTILNAKFYSIPEDKIKSRL